The following proteins are encoded in a genomic region of Arachis ipaensis cultivar K30076 chromosome B02, Araip1.1, whole genome shotgun sequence:
- the LOC107627270 gene encoding probable basic-leucine zipper transcription factor Q → MVEGSGKSSRLGHPSTILRLCNRAGVLFEDANTDRIKGGRGITKQRMEGVTDTQEERRPQEMRRRPQREEGQASDAMDLSQMQQAIEEMSQQYMREQEQQQKQYLRQQEKYLRAQEQQESWQLKMIEQQENWHLRMMDQQREFQARILEQQGEQSSHSQESFNKLFQQHAKQKKYLQDLRQWKSLYHAAREVRHLDRIEYDIETQEKLNYVVCGMPVVNQEIKPFVQCQKLVNKQRARAHRNIERMEQRLKKAGLWDRVDFSWPPK, encoded by the coding sequence ATGGTTGAGGGCAGCGGCAAATCAAGTAGACTTGGTCACCCAAGTACTATATTGAGGTTGTGCAACAGAGCAGGGGTACTCTTTGAGGATGCAAATACAGATCGGATAAAAGGAGGCAGAGGAATCACTAAGCAAAGGATGGAAGGTGTCACTGACACCCAGGAGGAGAGAAGACCTCAAGAAATGAGAAGGAGACCACAACGGGAAGAGGGACAAGCTTCTGATGCAATGGACTTAAGCCAAATGCAACAagccattgaagaaatgtctCAGCAATACATGAGAGAACAGGAACAACAACAAAAGCAGTACTTGAGGCAACAAGAGAAATACTTGAGAGCTCAAGAGCAGCAAGAAAGCTGGCAGCTGAAAATGATAGAGCAACAAGAAAACTGGCACTTGAGGATGATGGACCAGCAAAGAGAATTCCAAGCAAGAATTCTGGAGCAGCAAGGGGAACAATCTAGTCACTCTCAAGAATCATTCAACAAATTGTTCCAACAACACGCTAAACAGAAAAAATACCTCCAGGATCTTCGTCAATGGAAGAGCTTATACCACGCAGCTAGAGAGGTTCGGCACTTGGACAGAATTGAGTATGATATAGAGACTCAAGAAAAGTTAAACTACGTGGTCTGTGGCATGCCAGTAGTAAATCAAGAGATCAAACCATTCGTCCAATGCCAGAAATTAGTGAACAAGCAAAGAGCAAGAGCCCATAGAAACATAGAAAGAATGGAACAACGGTTGAAAAAAGCTGGACTCTGGGATCGGGTAGATTTCTCTTGGCCTCCGAAATAA